In one window of Solanum pennellii chromosome 2, SPENNV200 DNA:
- the LOC107009166 gene encoding uncharacterized protein LOC107009166: MALSLSKTTPLRTNLSYRPPENVQRASAFLMPIADLTFGRIYTANLIRFCHPRFLSSRNFAALKGPMAEETNLKSTVESTMDNKITVESTTNNKTESEKKQEESKVTIPPPPEKPLPDDCCGSGCVRCVWDMYYEELEEYNKLYKSNPDVKPS, translated from the coding sequence ATGGCCCTCTCCTTGTCCAAAACGACGCCATTGAGAACCAATCTTTCCTATCGGCCACCGGAAAATGTCCAACGCGCCTCCGCTTTTCTCATGCCTATAGCAGATCTGACTTTTGGACGAATCTATACTGCCAATCTGATCCGATTCTGTCACCCTAGATTTCTATCAAGCCGTAACTTCGCTGCACTCAAAGGTCCGATGGCCGAGGAAACGAATCTCAAAAGCACCGTAGAGTCAACGATGGATAACAAGATCACCGTTGAGTCAACGACGAATAACAAAACGGAATCGGAGAAGAAACAGGAAGAATCAAAGGTTACCATACCACCGCCGCCGGAGAAGCCGTTGCCGGACGATTGTTGCGGGAGTGGATGTGTTAGATGCGTGTGGGACATGTATTATGAAGAACTCGAGGAATACAATAAGCTTTACAAGAGCAATCCAGATGTTAAACCTTCTTAG